One Tetrapisispora phaffii CBS 4417 chromosome 3, complete genome DNA segment encodes these proteins:
- the TPHA0C01120 gene encoding uncharacterized protein (similar to Saccharomyces cerevisiae NEO1 (YIL048W); ancestral locus Anc_7.234), with product MSFTIPAGPNKNKSIRYNLGRNSSADSFDLNLDDSLDQVLDNLQISSENRNTSYGQTATNSINNERENFELKSVEDVSKFGRLGKNSSKSEPLLMERNYSEFSTRTEETWSNIIPKSKSMFERISSLLRKSMNEVTSEMQNKSNRIKINKDNVERIIKPDQTQSLKNVYPSNEISNAKYNPITFVPILLYEQFKFFYNLYFLVVALSQAVPALRIGYLSSYIVPLAFVLTVTMLKEAIDDIQRRRRDRESNGELYEILQSKDMIQSKDLKVGDLIKLNKGERVPADAILLQTSDNSGEEFIKTDQLDGETDWKLRIAPQISQTMTEEELFTKLTLSATPPEKSIHSFLGKISSEDGTSVALSIDNTLWANTVVASNGSCIACVIYTGKHTRQSMNTTSKSVKTGLLEIEINSISKLLCISVFALSVILVVFAGKDNKDWYIDILRYLILFSTIIPVSLRVNLDLAKSVYAYQIEHDQMIPETIVRTSTIPEDLGRIEYLLSDKTGTLTQNDMQLRKIHLGSLSYSMESMDIVSGYVDNYFNTNTNNLSAARKDAATNVCDLLITLALCHNVTPSFVDNELTYQAASPDEIAIVKFTEEVGLSLFKRDRHSITLLHRQTGEQLVYEISHIFPFNSVSKRMGIIVFDKKQKSYWFLQKGADTVMSKIVQKNSWLEEEVDNMAREGLRTLVIGRKKLPTKVYEQFIAEYNEASVAMTDREIKVSQVISKFLEYDVELLGLTGVEDILQKDVKSSIELLRNAGIKIWMLTGDKVETAKCVSISAKLISRGQYVHTITKVNKTYDALNHLEFIKINKNACLIIDGESLAVYLKDYKKEFLEAVLQLPTVVACRCSPQQKADVALLIREFTGKRVCCIGDGGNDVSMIQSADVGVGIVGKEGKQASLAADFSITQFCHLTELLLWHGRNSYKRSAKLSQFIMHRGLVIAICQVVFSICSGFEPIALYQGWLMVGYATCYTMAPVFSLTLDTDIPETLTKLYPELYQDLIEGKSLSHKTFFVWVVLSIFQGCIIQLFSQFFTGVSESLFTKMVAISFTSLVLNELVMVALEIYTWNKVMVVTELVTLSIYVISVPFLSEYFDLSYFKTLNFFAELLLILSISVFPVWASKAIYRKLHPPSYAKVQQYSIV from the coding sequence ATGTCCTTTACAATTCCCGCTGGCCcaaataagaataaatcTATACGATATAATTTAGGTAGAAACAGTAGCGCTGATTCATTTGATTTAAACTTGGATGATTCCTTAGATCAAGTTTTAGATAATCTACAAATTTCGTCAGAAAATAGGAACACAAGTTATGGCCAAACTGCCACTAATTCTATCAATAATGAGAGAGagaattttgaattaaaatcaGTTGAAGATGTAAGTAAATTTGGAAGATTGGGTAAGAATAGCTCCAAATCTGAGCCATTACTCATGGAAAGGAACTATTCTGAATTTTCTACTAGGACAGAGGAGACTTGGAGCAATATTATTCCAAAATCCAAATCGATGTTTGAACGAATTAGTTCATTGTTAAGAAAATCAATGAATGAAGTAACATCTGAAATGcaaaataaatcaaaccgaataaaaataaataaagacAATGTGGAAAGAATAATTAAACCAGATCAAACACaatctttgaaaaatgtatATCCATCTAATGAGATATCAAACGCTAAATATAACCCAATCACTTTTGTTCCGATTCTATTATACGaacaattcaaatttttttataacttATACTTTTTAGTCGTTGCATTATCACAAGCTGTTCCTGCTTTGAGAATAGGGTACTTATCATCATATATTGTCCCATTAGCATTCGTGTTGACAGTTACAATGCTGAAAGAAGCGATTGACGATAtacaaagaagaagacGTGATAGAGAATCTAATGGTGAACTATATGAAATTTTACAGAGTAAAGACATGATCCAAAGTAAGGATTTAAAAGTGGGTGATTTGATAAAACTAAACAAAGGTGAGCGTGTTCCTGCAGATGCAATTTTACTTCAAACTAGTGATAATTCTGGTGAAgaatttatcaaaacaGACCAACTTGATGGTGAAACAGATTGGAAACTTCGAATTGCCCCACAAATTAGTCAAACTATgactgaagaagaattatttacaaagCTGACATTATCGGCTACACCGCCAGAAAAATCTATTCATTCATTTTTGGGTAAGATTTCTTCTGAAGATGGAACATCAGTAGCGTTATCTATCGACAATACATTATGGGCAAACACTGTTGTTGCTTCAAATGGATCATGTATTGCTTGTGTAATATACACCGGTAAACATACAAGACAGTCTATGAACACCACTTCAAAATCTGTTAAAACTGGTTTATTagaaatagaaataaattcCATTTCCAAATTATTATGTATTTCAGTTTTTGCATTATCGGTGATACTAGTGGTATTTGCTGGAAAGGATAATAAGGATTGgtatattgatatattaagATACTTAATTCTATTTTCCACAATCATACCAGTATCGTTAAGAGTCAACTTAGATTTGGCTAAATCAGTATACGCATATCAAATAGAACACGATCAAATGATCCCAGAAACAATCGTTAGAACAAGTACTATACCCGAGGATTTAGGTCGTATCGAATATTTATTGTCAGACAAGACAGGTACTTTAACTCAAAATGACATGCAGTTAAGAAAAATACATTTAGGATCGCTGTCTTATTCTATGGAATCAATGGATATTGTATCTGGTTATGTAGACAATTACTTCAATACCAAtactaataatttatcagcTGCTAGAAAAGATGCAGCAACTAATGTTTGTGATTTATTGATTACTTTAGCATTATGTCATAACGTGACACCATCTTTTGTGGATAATGAATTGACTTATCAAGCAGCATCACCAGATGAAATTGCTATTGTCAAATTTACGGAAGAAGTTGGTTTGAGTTTATTTAAACGTGATAGACATTCCATAACATTGCTTCATAGGCAAACAGGAGAACAATTGGTCTATGAAATTTCTCACATATTTCCATTTAATTCCGTTAGCAAACGTATGGGCATAATCGTCTTTgataaaaaacaaaagtCATATTGGTTTCTACAGAAGGGAGCCGATACTGTTATGTCAAAAATTGTACAAAAAAATAGCTGGTTGGAGGAAGAAGTTGATAATATGGCAAGAGAAGGATTAAGAACTCTGGTCATAGGTAGGAAAAAGTTACCAACTAAAGTATATGAACAGTTCATTGCCGAATATAATGAGGCATCTGTAGCAATGACTGATAGAGAAATAAAAGTATCTCAagtaatttcaaaattcttAGAATATGACGTAGAGCTTTTAGGTTTGACTGGTGTTGAAGATATACTGCAAAAGGATGTGAAATCTTCCATTGAATTGTTAAGGAATGCAGgaattaaaatttggaTGCTAACAGGTGATAAAGTAGAGACAGCTAAGTGTGTGTCTATCAGTGCAAAATTGATATCAAGAGGACAATATGTTCATACAATAACTAAAGTTAACAAGACATACGATGCACTAAATCATcttgaatttattaaaattaataagaATGCGTGTCTTATCATTGACGGTGAATCATTGGCTGTTTATTTAAAGGattataaaaaagaatttcTAGAAGCAGTATTACAGCTACCGACAGTTGTCGCATGTCGTTGTAGTCCACAACAAAAAGCTGATGTGGCATTATTAATTCGTGAATTTACAGGCAAGAGAGTTTGTTGTATTGGTGATGGTGGTAATGATGTAAGTATGATTCAATCTGCAGATGTCGGCGTTGGTATCGTAGGTAAAGAAGGTAAGCAAGCCTCTTTAGCCGCTGATTTTTCAATCACTCAATTTTGCCATCTTACTGAATTATTGTTGTGGCATGGGAGAAACTCATATAAAAGATCGGCTAAGTTATCTCAATTTATTATGCATAGAGGTTTAGTAATTGCGATTTGTCAAGttgttttttcaatatgCTCTGGTTTTGAACCAATTGCGTTATATCAAGGTTGGCTTATGGTTGGTTATGCTACTTGTTATACAATGGCACCAgtattttctttaacttTAGATACAGATATTCCAGAAACATTAACTAAATTGTACCCTGAGTTGTATCAAGATTTAATTGAAGGTAAAAGTTTATCTcataaaacattttttgtatGGGTGGTTTTATCTATTTTTCAGGGATGCATAATCCAATTATTTTCCCAATTTTTCACCGGTGTTAGTGAGtctttatttacaaaaatggTCGCAATAAGTTTTACTTCCTTGgttttaaatgaattagtAATGGTTGCTTTAGAAATATATACCTGGAATAAAGTTATGGTAGTGACTGAATTGGTTacattatcaatatatgTTATTTCTGTCCCATTTTTATCcgaatattttgatttgtcatattttaaaacgTTGAACTTTTTTGCTGAActattgttaatattatcaatttcgGTTTTTCCAGTTTGGGCTTCCAAGGCTATTTATAGAAAATTACATCCACCAAGTTATGCAAAAGTTCAACAATATTCTATTGTGTGA